A region from the Variovorax sp. V93 genome encodes:
- the fdhF gene encoding formate dehydrogenase subunit alpha: MLNPSQDIDHGTPRRESTEEVTLEIDGMPVTVAKGTSLMRAAVDAGVQVPKLCATDSLEPFGSCRLCLVEIDGRKGYPASCTTPAEAGMKVRTQSPRLQELRKGVMELYISDHPLDCLTCAANGDCELQDMAGVTGLRNVRYGYDGANHLKSAKDESNPYFTYDPAKCIVCNRCVRACEETQGTFALTISGRGFESRVSPGQDQPFMESECVSCGACVQACPTATLQEKSVIWLGQAEHSAITTCAYCGVGCGFKAEMKGNEVVRMVPWKDGKANEGHSCVKGRFAWGYATHKDRVLKPMIRSRITDPWREVSWDEAVNYAASEFRRIQAKYGTDSIGGLVSSRCTNEEGYLVQKLVRAAFGNNNVDTCARVCHSPTGYGLKQTMGESAGTQTFKSVEKSDVIMVIGANPSDGHPVFASRMKKRLRAGARLIVIDPRTIDLVKSPHVKADHHLKLKPGTNVAVISAMAHVIVTEGLVDEAFVAERCEPKSFNEWREFVARPANSPEAMEAVTGVPAAELRAAARLFAKGHDGKRNAAIYYGLGVTEHSQGSTMVMGIANLAMATGNVGREGVGVNPLRGQNNVQGSCDMGSFPHELPGYRHVSDSTARGSFEDAWGVALRAEPGLRIPNMFDAAITGSFKGLYCEGEDVVQSDPNTQHVAEALMAMECIVVQDLFLNETAKYAHVFLPGASFLEKDGTFTNAERRISRVTKVMPPKAGYADWEVTQLLSNALGYPMNYASAEEIMDEIAALTPTFTGVSYAKLAKLGSVQWPCNEAAPEGTPTMHIGEFVRGKGKFIITQYVPTDEKVTRMYPLILTTGRILSQYNVGAQTRRTENNQWHSEDRLEIHPADAEDRGIAEGDWVGIRSRAGETVLRATITERVQPGVVYTTFHFPESGANVITTDNSDWATNCPEFKVTAVQVMPVMQPSEWQQEYSRFNALQEELLSKRIEETAAAK, translated from the coding sequence ATGCTGAACCCATCGCAAGACATCGACCACGGCACGCCCAGGCGCGAATCCACCGAGGAAGTCACGCTCGAGATCGACGGCATGCCGGTGACGGTGGCCAAGGGCACCTCGCTGATGCGCGCCGCGGTCGACGCGGGCGTGCAGGTGCCCAAGCTGTGCGCGACCGACAGCCTGGAGCCCTTCGGCTCCTGCCGGCTCTGCCTGGTGGAGATCGACGGACGCAAGGGCTATCCGGCGTCGTGCACCACGCCGGCCGAGGCCGGCATGAAGGTGCGCACGCAGAGCCCGAGGCTGCAGGAGCTGCGCAAGGGCGTGATGGAGCTCTACATCTCCGACCATCCGCTCGACTGCCTCACCTGCGCCGCCAACGGCGACTGCGAACTGCAGGACATGGCCGGCGTCACCGGGCTGCGCAACGTGCGCTACGGCTACGACGGCGCCAACCACCTGAAAAGCGCCAAGGACGAGTCCAACCCCTACTTCACCTACGACCCGGCCAAGTGCATCGTCTGCAACCGCTGCGTGCGCGCCTGCGAGGAAACGCAGGGCACCTTCGCGCTCACCATCAGCGGCCGCGGCTTCGAGTCGCGCGTCTCGCCGGGCCAGGACCAGCCCTTCATGGAATCCGAATGCGTGAGCTGCGGCGCCTGCGTGCAGGCCTGCCCCACCGCCACGCTGCAGGAAAAATCGGTGATCTGGCTGGGCCAGGCCGAGCACAGCGCCATCACCACCTGCGCCTATTGCGGCGTGGGCTGCGGCTTCAAGGCCGAGATGAAGGGCAACGAAGTGGTGCGCATGGTGCCCTGGAAGGACGGCAAGGCCAACGAAGGCCACTCGTGCGTGAAGGGCCGCTTTGCCTGGGGCTACGCCACCCACAAGGACCGCGTGCTCAAGCCCATGATCCGCAGCAGGATCACCGATCCGTGGCGCGAGGTGAGCTGGGACGAAGCCGTCAACTACGCCGCCAGCGAGTTCCGCCGCATCCAGGCGAAGTACGGCACCGATTCCATCGGCGGGCTCGTGTCCTCGCGCTGCACCAACGAAGAGGGCTACCTGGTGCAGAAGCTGGTGCGCGCGGCCTTCGGCAACAACAACGTCGACACCTGCGCGCGCGTGTGCCATTCGCCCACAGGCTACGGACTGAAGCAGACCATGGGCGAATCGGCCGGCACGCAGACCTTCAAGTCGGTGGAAAAATCGGACGTAATCATGGTGATCGGCGCCAACCCGTCCGACGGCCACCCGGTGTTCGCCTCGCGCATGAAGAAGCGCCTGCGCGCCGGTGCCCGGCTGATCGTGATCGACCCGCGCACCATCGACCTGGTGAAGTCGCCGCACGTCAAGGCCGACCATCACCTCAAGCTCAAGCCCGGCACCAACGTGGCGGTCATCAGCGCCATGGCGCATGTGATCGTGACCGAAGGCCTGGTCGACGAAGCCTTCGTGGCCGAGCGCTGCGAGCCCAAGTCGTTCAACGAGTGGCGGGAATTCGTTGCGCGCCCGGCCAACTCGCCCGAGGCCATGGAAGCCGTGACCGGCGTGCCGGCAGCCGAGCTGCGCGCTGCCGCGCGGCTGTTCGCCAAGGGCCACGACGGCAAGCGCAATGCCGCCATCTACTATGGCCTGGGCGTGACGGAGCACAGCCAGGGCTCGACCATGGTGATGGGCATTGCCAACCTCGCCATGGCCACCGGCAACGTGGGCCGCGAAGGCGTGGGAGTGAATCCGCTGCGCGGCCAGAACAACGTGCAGGGCTCCTGCGACATGGGCTCGTTCCCGCACGAGCTGCCGGGCTACCGCCATGTGTCGGACAGCACCGCGCGCGGCAGCTTCGAAGACGCCTGGGGCGTGGCGCTGCGGGCCGAGCCGGGGCTGCGCATTCCCAACATGTTCGACGCCGCCATCACCGGCAGCTTCAAGGGCCTGTACTGCGAGGGCGAGGACGTGGTCCAGTCGGACCCGAACACGCAGCACGTGGCCGAGGCCCTGATGGCGATGGAATGCATCGTGGTGCAGGACCTGTTCCTGAACGAAACCGCCAAGTACGCCCACGTGTTCCTGCCGGGCGCGTCGTTCCTGGAGAAGGACGGCACCTTCACCAACGCCGAGCGCCGCATCTCGCGCGTCACCAAGGTCATGCCGCCCAAGGCCGGCTATGCCGACTGGGAGGTGACGCAGCTGCTCTCCAACGCGCTGGGCTATCCCATGAACTATGCGAGCGCCGAAGAGATCATGGACGAGATCGCCGCGCTCACGCCCACCTTCACGGGCGTGAGCTACGCCAAGCTGGCAAAGCTCGGCAGCGTGCAGTGGCCGTGCAACGAGGCCGCGCCCGAAGGCACGCCGACCATGCACATCGGCGAGTTCGTGCGCGGCAAGGGCAAGTTCATCATCACGCAGTACGTGCCGACCGACGAGAAGGTCACGCGCATGTACCCGCTGATCCTGACCACCGGGCGCATCCTGTCGCAGTACAACGTGGGCGCCCAGACCCGCCGCACCGAGAACAACCAGTGGCACAGCGAGGACCGGCTCGAGATCCATCCGGCCGACGCCGAGGACCGCGGCATCGCCGAGGGCGACTGGGTCGGCATTCGCAGCCGCGCGGGCGAAACCGTGCTGCGCGCCACCATCACCGAGCGCGTGCAGCCGGGCGTGGTCTACACCACCTTCCACTTCCCCGAATCGGGCGCCAACGTGATCACCACCGACAACTCCGACTGGGCCACCAACTGCCCCGAGTTCAAGGTGACCGCGGTCCAGGTGATGCCGGTGATGCAGCCTTCCGAATGGCAGCAGGAATACAGCCGGTTCAACGCGCTGCAGGAAGAGCTGCTGAGCAAGCGCATCGAAGAAACGGCGGCCGCCAAGTGA
- a CDS encoding RNA-binding S4 domain-containing protein yields MDRLRIDKWLWAARFFKTRSLAADEIGKNRVQVNGDIAKASREVKPGDTVAIRLGAVTRTVTVRGLSGQRGPAPVAQQLYEETPESIAAQAALREQRRMGSEPALAIEQGRPTKRDRRELDGAARHAEWDSRWSASIDPDDSDR; encoded by the coding sequence ATGGATCGCCTGCGCATCGACAAATGGCTCTGGGCCGCCCGCTTCTTCAAGACGCGCTCGCTGGCCGCGGACGAAATCGGCAAGAACCGGGTGCAGGTCAACGGCGACATCGCCAAGGCCTCGCGCGAGGTCAAGCCGGGAGACACGGTGGCCATCCGCCTGGGCGCCGTGACGCGAACCGTCACGGTGCGCGGCCTGAGCGGCCAGCGCGGGCCGGCGCCGGTGGCGCAGCAGCTCTACGAAGAAACGCCCGAAAGCATTGCCGCGCAGGCGGCCCTGCGCGAGCAGCGCCGCATGGGCAGCGAGCCGGCGCTGGCCATCGAGCAGGGCCGGCCCACCAAGCGCGACCGGCGCGAGCTCGACGGCGCCGCTCGGCATGCCGAATGGGACAGCCGCTGGAGCGCTTCCATCGATCCGGACGACAGCGACCGCTGA
- a CDS encoding response regulator produces MKLLLVEDDPSMQVTLQRALARSRIDVRICGDGALAVEQWRALEPDVVALDLSLPNLDGLQVLAQARAAGLRTPVLLLTARGTVGDRIMGLNAGADDYLPKPFDLDELEARIRALRRRHQNAGADAGPNPQEVGGLRFEPESGAIYHKSGILELTPRELALLKALMMKPGHAVSKERLFELVFPGETDVQYEAIEVVVYRLRKKLAGTGAALMTLRGLGYLLRAEP; encoded by the coding sequence ATGAAGCTGCTGCTGGTCGAAGACGATCCCTCGATGCAGGTCACCCTGCAGCGCGCCCTCGCCCGCAGCAGGATCGACGTGCGCATCTGCGGCGACGGCGCGCTGGCCGTCGAGCAATGGCGCGCCCTGGAGCCCGATGTGGTGGCGCTCGACCTGAGCCTGCCGAACCTCGATGGCCTGCAGGTGCTGGCCCAGGCGCGCGCCGCGGGGCTGCGCACGCCCGTGCTGCTGCTCACGGCCCGCGGCACGGTCGGCGACCGCATCATGGGCCTGAATGCCGGTGCCGACGATTACCTGCCCAAGCCTTTCGATCTCGACGAACTGGAAGCGCGCATCCGCGCACTGCGCCGTCGCCACCAGAATGCCGGCGCCGACGCGGGCCCGAACCCGCAGGAAGTGGGTGGGCTGCGCTTCGAGCCCGAGAGCGGCGCCATCTATCACAAGAGCGGCATCCTGGAGCTCACGCCGCGCGAACTGGCGCTGCTCAAGGCGCTGATGATGAAACCCGGCCATGCGGTGAGCAAGGAGCGGCTCTTCGAACTCGTGTTCCCGGGCGAGACCGATGTGCAGTACGAGGCCATCGAGGTGGTGGTGTATCGGCTGCGCAAGAAGCTCGCAGGCACCGGGGCGGCGCTGATGACGCTGCGCGGGCTGGGCTACCTGCTGCGCGCCGAGCCATGA
- a CDS encoding PPK2 family polyphosphate kinase: MASFKKYRVDSKFKLSQVDPGESPFLDGNEAAQLAEIDALAIELDEMQNLLHAEGRRKVLLVLQGMDTSGKDGTVRWVFSRTSPLGVRVTAFKAPSDDERAHDYLWRCHAVVPRSGEIAVWNRSHYEDVLVPVVEGWIDKAETQRRYAQINDFERLLVETGTVIVKCMLHIDKDTQRERLQARIDTPGKQWKFNVGDLEVRTKWSAYQQAYDKALRSTSTEHAPWYVIPANNKRHRNLMIARLLMKILRQMKLKAPPADPALKGMLIK; encoded by the coding sequence ATGGCCAGCTTCAAGAAATACCGCGTCGACAGCAAGTTCAAACTCTCGCAGGTGGACCCCGGCGAATCTCCGTTCCTGGACGGCAACGAAGCCGCCCAGCTCGCCGAGATCGACGCCCTGGCCATCGAGCTCGACGAGATGCAGAACCTGCTGCATGCCGAGGGCCGCCGCAAGGTCCTGCTGGTGCTGCAGGGCATGGACACCAGCGGCAAGGACGGCACCGTTCGCTGGGTGTTCTCGCGCACCTCCCCGCTGGGTGTGCGCGTCACCGCCTTCAAGGCACCCAGCGACGACGAGCGCGCGCACGACTACCTCTGGCGCTGCCATGCAGTGGTGCCGCGCAGCGGCGAGATCGCGGTCTGGAACCGCAGCCATTACGAGGACGTGCTGGTGCCCGTGGTCGAAGGCTGGATCGACAAGGCCGAGACCCAGCGGCGCTATGCGCAGATCAACGATTTCGAGCGCCTGCTCGTCGAGACCGGCACGGTGATCGTCAAGTGCATGCTGCACATCGACAAGGACACGCAGCGCGAACGCCTGCAGGCGCGCATCGACACGCCCGGCAAGCAATGGAAGTTCAATGTGGGCGACCTCGAGGTGCGCACCAAGTGGAGCGCCTACCAGCAGGCCTACGACAAGGCACTGCGGTCCACCTCGACCGAGCACGCGCCCTGGTACGTGATACCGGCCAACAACAAGCGGCACCGCAACCTGATGATCGCGCGGCTCCTGATGAAGATCCTGCGGCAGATGAAGCTCAAGGCGCCGCCCGCCGACCCCGCGCTCAAAGGCATGCTCATCAAGTGA
- a CDS encoding substrate-binding domain-containing protein, whose amino-acid sequence MHEVHIRPQWTIRQADGAALAPRVIELLVQVLEHGSLSSACTVSGVSYRHAWELIRQGEAMFGQPLVAMQRGKGSSLTPLGEKLVWADRRITARLSPLLDSLASELGAEIEKLIPTAPTLLRIHASHGFAIEALHGFLAAAQVPGDLRYCGSEEAVASLHHGSCDVAGFHVPLGAFEAEAVAHYGSWLNAGTQKVIGMATRHQGLMVAPGNPKKIYTLADLARPGVRFINRQAGSGTRYLFDLQLREQGIAPEAIKGYEQCEFTHAAVAAFVASGMADAGYGVETPARQFKLDFISNQVERYFLLCEERSLAAPIVRRMLDILQSEAYQSAVNRLPGYQAVNCGRVLSLAEAFESLRPAAAGKRRTATRSR is encoded by the coding sequence ATGCATGAAGTGCACATCAGGCCGCAATGGACCATCCGCCAGGCCGACGGCGCGGCGCTGGCGCCGCGGGTGATCGAACTGCTGGTGCAGGTGCTGGAGCACGGCAGCCTGTCCAGCGCCTGCACCGTGTCCGGTGTGTCCTACCGCCACGCCTGGGAGCTGATCCGGCAGGGCGAAGCCATGTTCGGCCAGCCGCTGGTGGCGATGCAGCGCGGCAAGGGTTCCAGCCTCACGCCGCTCGGCGAAAAGCTGGTGTGGGCCGACCGCCGCATCACCGCGCGCCTGTCGCCGCTCCTGGATTCGCTGGCCTCCGAACTGGGCGCGGAAATCGAGAAACTGATTCCCACCGCGCCCACGCTGCTGCGCATCCACGCGAGCCATGGCTTCGCGATCGAGGCGCTGCATGGCTTCCTGGCCGCGGCGCAGGTGCCGGGCGACCTGCGCTACTGCGGCAGCGAAGAGGCCGTGGCCTCGCTGCACCACGGCAGCTGCGACGTGGCGGGCTTCCACGTACCGCTGGGTGCGTTCGAGGCCGAAGCCGTCGCGCACTATGGTTCCTGGCTCAACGCCGGCACGCAGAAAGTCATCGGCATGGCGACGCGGCACCAGGGCCTGATGGTGGCGCCCGGCAACCCGAAGAAGATCTACACGCTGGCCGACCTGGCGCGCCCCGGCGTCCGATTCATCAACCGGCAGGCGGGCTCGGGCACGCGCTATTTGTTCGACCTGCAGTTGCGCGAGCAGGGCATCGCGCCCGAAGCCATCAAGGGCTACGAGCAGTGCGAGTTCACGCACGCGGCCGTCGCGGCCTTCGTGGCCAGCGGCATGGCGGATGCGGGATATGGCGTGGAAACGCCGGCGCGCCAGTTCAAGCTCGACTTCATCTCCAACCAGGTGGAGCGCTATTTCCTGCTGTGCGAGGAGCGCTCGCTTGCCGCGCCGATCGTGCGGCGGATGCTGGACATCCTGCAAAGCGAGGCCTACCAGAGCGCCGTGAACCGCCTGCCGGGCTACCAGGCGGTGAACTGCGGCCGCGTGCTGTCGCTGGCGGAGGCCTTCGAGTCGCTTCGCCCCGCGGCGGCCGGCAAGCGCCGCACGGCCACGCGATCCAGGTAG
- a CDS encoding formate dehydrogenase subunit gamma, whose translation MNNLGIAASIAAAHKDTPGGLLPALHGIQDALGHVPPDAVPLIAEQFNLSRAEVHGVVSYYHHFRSAPAGRLLVQVCRAEACKAMGADALLAHAEQRLGCGVHGTSADGQYSLEPVFCLGLCASSPAIAVNDEVHARITPALFDGIVEEARQAS comes from the coding sequence ATGAACAATCTGGGCATCGCGGCATCCATCGCCGCTGCGCACAAGGACACCCCGGGCGGGCTGCTTCCTGCGCTGCACGGCATCCAGGACGCGCTGGGGCATGTTCCACCCGACGCCGTCCCCCTCATCGCCGAGCAGTTCAACCTGTCGCGTGCCGAGGTGCATGGCGTGGTCAGCTACTACCACCACTTCCGCTCGGCCCCGGCAGGCCGGCTGCTGGTGCAGGTCTGCCGAGCAGAGGCCTGCAAGGCCATGGGTGCGGATGCGCTGCTCGCGCATGCCGAGCAACGCCTGGGCTGCGGCGTGCACGGCACGTCGGCGGACGGCCAGTACTCGCTGGAGCCGGTGTTCTGCCTCGGCCTGTGCGCCTCGTCGCCCGCCATCGCGGTGAACGATGAGGTGCATGCGCGCATCACGCCGGCGCTGTTCGACGGCATCGTCGAGGAAGCGCGGCAAGCCTCATGA
- a CDS encoding sensor histidine kinase: MKTALSLRARLLLGILAPVALFIVINSVSLYRQSLAAATTAYDRTLLASAKTIGEQLDVEGYDEHARLRAIVPYSALEAFEADNRSRLFYRVSALDGEMVSGFAELPFWRGRIPDRGAYAALVDFYDARFRNQPVRMAVLLQPVASGHGRGMAVVQVAETLELRETLVRKLLVDMLWRQLLLMGVIALVTVLVVQRATRPVRELGEAIEKRAADDFSPIDAPDAPRELRPLVDATTEVMGRLQRLLDHQKRFVRDSAHQLRTPLAVLKAQVQSAQRGDVPPGQALGEISQTVERATVLANQMLSLAKVEQLRQQPESVPLELGEVVRQIALDLSPLIADKALDFELAIDGPVTVRAHQWMLQELTRNLLHNAIKQSPRGGALSVTVRSNGPEAVLTVRDDGPGIPAELRQRLFAPFSAGDAAGGSGLGLAICREIVLALGGRIHLDNRSTRENSAQVIGLDAVVRLPVYRHNS; the protein is encoded by the coding sequence ATGAAGACGGCCTTGTCGCTGCGCGCGAGGCTGCTGCTGGGCATTCTCGCGCCGGTGGCGCTGTTCATCGTGATCAACAGCGTGAGCCTGTACCGCCAGAGCCTGGCCGCGGCCACCACGGCCTACGACCGCACCCTGCTCGCCTCGGCCAAGACCATCGGCGAGCAGCTCGACGTGGAAGGCTACGACGAGCATGCGCGGCTGCGCGCGATCGTGCCCTATTCCGCGCTCGAAGCCTTCGAGGCCGACAACCGCAGCCGCCTTTTCTACCGCGTGTCCGCGCTCGACGGCGAGATGGTCTCGGGCTTTGCCGAACTGCCGTTCTGGCGCGGCCGCATCCCGGACCGCGGCGCCTATGCGGCGCTGGTCGATTTCTACGACGCGCGCTTTCGCAACCAGCCGGTGCGCATGGCGGTGTTGCTGCAGCCCGTGGCCAGCGGGCACGGCCGCGGCATGGCCGTGGTGCAGGTGGCCGAGACGCTGGAACTGCGCGAAACCCTGGTGCGCAAACTGCTGGTGGACATGCTGTGGCGCCAGTTGCTGCTGATGGGCGTGATCGCGCTGGTCACCGTGCTGGTGGTGCAGCGCGCCACGCGGCCGGTGCGTGAGCTCGGCGAAGCCATCGAGAAGCGCGCCGCCGACGACTTTTCCCCCATCGACGCGCCCGATGCGCCGCGCGAACTGCGCCCGCTGGTCGACGCCACCACCGAGGTCATGGGCCGGCTGCAGCGCCTGCTCGACCACCAGAAGCGCTTCGTGCGCGACAGCGCCCATCAATTGCGCACGCCGCTGGCGGTGCTCAAGGCGCAGGTGCAGTCGGCGCAGCGCGGCGACGTGCCGCCCGGGCAGGCCCTGGGCGAGATCAGCCAGACCGTGGAGCGCGCCACCGTGCTCGCCAACCAGATGCTGTCGCTTGCCAAGGTCGAGCAGCTGCGCCAGCAGCCGGAATCGGTGCCGCTGGAGCTCGGCGAGGTGGTGCGCCAGATTGCGCTGGACCTGTCGCCGCTGATCGCCGACAAGGCGCTCGACTTCGAACTGGCCATCGACGGCCCCGTGACGGTGCGGGCCCACCAATGGATGCTGCAGGAACTCACGCGCAACCTGCTGCACAACGCCATCAAGCAGAGCCCGCGCGGCGGTGCCCTTTCGGTGACGGTGCGCTCCAACGGCCCGGAGGCAGTACTGACCGTGCGCGACGACGGGCCCGGCATTCCGGCCGAACTCCGCCAGCGCCTGTTCGCGCCCTTCTCCGCCGGCGACGCGGCCGGCGGCTCGGGACTGGGCCTGGCCATCTGCCGCGAAATCGTGCTGGCGCTGGGCGGGCGCATCCACCTCGACAACCGCAGCACGCGGGAAAATTCCGCACAGGTGATTGGCCTCGATGCTGTCGTGCGCCTGCCCGTCTACCGCCACAATTCCTGA
- a CDS encoding tripartite tricarboxylate transporter substrate binding protein: MRRDTFLKSLAALAAAGALPLSARAAANVKMMIPANPGGGWDTTGRALGKAMTEAKVADTVTYDNKGGAAGALGLAQFVNGSKGDPNALMVMGSVMLGGIITGKPPVNLSQATPIARLTTEYNVFVLPANSPFKSMKDVVEQLKKDPGSVKWGGGSRGSTEHIAAAMIAQKVGADPSKINYVAFRGGGEATAAILGGNVTIGGSGYSEFAEYIAAGKMKAIAVTSAQRLPGINVPTLKEQGIDVEIGNWRGVYGAPGISAEQRKALTDMVLAAMKSPSWAESLKKNDWTPAVLSGEAFAKFVDDDFASLRAIMAKSGMV; encoded by the coding sequence ATGCGTCGCGACACCTTTTTGAAGTCATTGGCCGCGCTGGCCGCCGCCGGAGCCCTGCCGTTGTCGGCACGCGCCGCTGCCAACGTCAAGATGATGATCCCGGCCAACCCGGGTGGGGGCTGGGACACCACGGGCCGCGCGCTGGGCAAGGCCATGACCGAAGCCAAGGTGGCCGACACGGTCACCTACGACAACAAGGGCGGTGCCGCCGGCGCACTGGGCCTGGCCCAGTTCGTGAACGGCTCCAAGGGCGATCCGAACGCGCTCATGGTGATGGGCTCCGTCATGCTGGGCGGCATCATCACCGGCAAGCCGCCGGTCAATCTCTCGCAGGCCACGCCGATCGCGCGCCTGACCACCGAATACAACGTGTTCGTGCTGCCGGCCAACTCGCCCTTCAAGTCCATGAAGGACGTGGTCGAGCAGCTCAAGAAGGATCCGGGCAGCGTCAAGTGGGGCGGCGGTTCGCGCGGCTCCACCGAGCACATCGCCGCGGCCATGATCGCCCAGAAGGTCGGTGCCGATCCGTCCAAGATCAACTACGTGGCCTTCCGCGGCGGCGGCGAGGCCACCGCGGCCATCCTGGGCGGCAACGTCACGATCGGCGGCAGTGGCTACAGCGAGTTCGCCGAGTACATTGCCGCCGGCAAGATGAAGGCCATTGCGGTCACGTCGGCCCAGCGCCTGCCCGGCATCAACGTGCCCACGCTCAAGGAGCAGGGCATCGACGTGGAGATCGGCAACTGGCGCGGCGTGTACGGTGCCCCAGGCATCAGCGCCGAGCAGCGCAAGGCGCTGACCGACATGGTGCTGGCCGCCATGAAGAGTCCGTCGTGGGCCGAGTCGCTCAAGAAGAACGACTGGACGCCGGCCGTGCTTTCGGGCGAGGCCTTTGCCAAGTTCGTCGACGACGACTTCGCGAGCCTGCGCGCCATCATGGCCAAGTCCGGCATGGTCTGA
- a CDS encoding formate dehydrogenase beta subunit, whose product MTTTVYVPRDSAALAVGAERVAKQIAAQARARNADVRIVRNGSRGLFWLETLVEVATPQGRVAYGPVAHADVAGLFDAGFLSGGAHALNLGLTEEIPYLKKQERLTFARMGVTDPVSVADYEAHEGFAGLRRALTLAPAEIVQQVLDSGLRGRGGAAFPAGIKWKTVLAAEAPQKYIVCNADEGDSGTFSDRMTMEGDPLMLVEGMAIAGLATGATEGYVYVRSEYPHAIATLDEAIRHAEQAGFLGDDILGSGRSFRLTVRKAAGAYVCGEETALLESLEGRRGIVRAKPPLPALQGLFGQPTVINNVITLASVPLILARGADFYRNYGMGRSRGTLPFQLAGNIRHGGLVEKAFGLSLRELLYDFGGGSASGRPIKAVQVGGPLGAYVPESQWDLPLDYEAYAAVGAVVGHGGIVVHDDTADMSQLARYAMEFCAIESCGKCTPCRIGSTRGVEVIDKITSNQNRPQQVVLLRDLCDTMLHGSLCAMGGMTPYPVLSAINHYPEDFGIEAPDRAAA is encoded by the coding sequence ATGACCACCACCGTCTATGTCCCCCGCGACTCCGCGGCGCTGGCGGTCGGCGCCGAGCGGGTCGCCAAACAGATCGCGGCACAAGCCCGTGCGCGCAACGCCGATGTGCGCATCGTGCGCAACGGCTCGCGCGGCCTGTTCTGGCTGGAGACGCTGGTCGAAGTGGCCACGCCGCAAGGCCGCGTGGCCTACGGCCCGGTCGCGCACGCCGATGTCGCCGGCCTGTTCGACGCCGGCTTTCTTTCGGGCGGCGCCCACGCGTTGAACCTGGGCCTGACCGAGGAGATTCCGTACCTGAAGAAGCAGGAGCGCCTGACCTTCGCCCGCATGGGCGTGACCGATCCGGTGTCCGTGGCCGACTACGAGGCGCACGAAGGCTTCGCGGGGCTGCGCCGCGCGCTCACCCTCGCACCGGCCGAGATCGTGCAGCAGGTGCTGGACTCCGGACTGCGCGGCCGCGGCGGCGCCGCATTTCCGGCCGGGATCAAGTGGAAGACGGTGCTGGCCGCAGAGGCGCCGCAGAAATACATCGTCTGCAATGCGGACGAAGGCGACTCGGGCACCTTCTCGGACCGCATGACGATGGAAGGCGATCCGCTGATGCTGGTGGAAGGCATGGCCATCGCGGGCCTTGCGACCGGCGCGACCGAGGGCTACGTCTATGTGCGCTCGGAATACCCGCATGCCATTGCCACGCTCGATGAGGCCATCCGCCATGCCGAGCAGGCCGGCTTCCTGGGCGACGACATCCTGGGCTCGGGCCGCAGCTTCCGCCTGACCGTGCGCAAGGCCGCCGGAGCCTACGTGTGCGGCGAGGAAACCGCGCTGCTCGAAAGCCTGGAAGGCCGCCGCGGCATCGTGCGCGCCAAGCCGCCGCTGCCTGCCCTGCAGGGGCTCTTCGGCCAGCCGACCGTGATCAACAACGTGATCACGCTGGCCTCGGTGCCCCTCATCCTGGCGCGCGGCGCGGACTTCTACAGGAACTACGGCATGGGCCGTTCGCGCGGCACGCTGCCGTTCCAGCTGGCCGGCAACATCAGGCATGGCGGCCTGGTCGAGAAGGCCTTCGGCCTGAGCCTGCGCGAACTGCTCTACGACTTCGGCGGCGGCAGCGCGAGCGGCCGGCCGATCAAGGCGGTACAGGTGGGCGGTCCGCTGGGCGCCTACGTGCCCGAGTCGCAATGGGACCTGCCGCTGGACTACGAGGCCTATGCGGCCGTGGGCGCAGTGGTCGGGCACGGCGGCATCGTGGTGCACGACGACACGGCCGACATGTCGCAGCTGGCGCGCTACGCGATGGAGTTCTGCGCGATCGAGTCCTGCGGCAAGTGCACGCCCTGCCGCATCGGCTCCACGCGCGGCGTGGAAGTGATCGACAAGATCACCAGCAACCAGAACCGGCCGCAGCAGGTCGTTCTCCTGCGCGACCTGTGCGACACCATGCTGCACGGCTCGCTCTGCGCCATGGGCGGCATGACGCCCTACCCCGTGCTGTCGGCCATCAATCACTACCCCGAGGACTTCGGCATCGAAGCCCCCGACCGCGCCGCAGCCTGA